The Nitrospira sp. genome contains a region encoding:
- a CDS encoding energy transducer TonB, giving the protein MVHPAVTRLILACGLPIVVLGLTLLQADARADSRPAASQAFSSGKRWVTFDFAGSNHSGDIQLGQPLELSITLGGVAQGHAPLVAICESSHFQLQVVTFTPDPSSMVMKATTTLEPVPPTRLSVNPNISRLQFTFARSNEKKFERIMTRIVYVTLEPPEPPSPDKEPSPLDQNESSASDLATDQAEPLPDAIPLASGPVIEEDLLPPPSAEQPQTYWHRVSHLVSRSWSHAVRRVRHSPSSETVHVRFRLYPGGRAQLIQIEKGSGAREIDTAGIHAILHAQPFPVFPQDLGSEPIDVHVLMKTGAKGGQGSRAVINPQKPRPTSRSLKK; this is encoded by the coding sequence ATGGTCCATCCGGCTGTTACCCGTCTGATCTTGGCTTGCGGCCTTCCGATCGTTGTATTGGGCCTCACGCTTCTTCAGGCCGACGCGCGGGCAGACTCTCGGCCTGCGGCGTCTCAGGCATTTTCTTCCGGAAAACGATGGGTCACGTTCGATTTCGCCGGTTCGAATCACTCCGGGGATATCCAACTCGGCCAACCGCTCGAATTGTCGATTACACTCGGCGGAGTCGCCCAGGGCCATGCGCCATTGGTCGCCATCTGTGAATCAAGCCATTTCCAGTTACAGGTCGTGACATTTACACCCGATCCTTCATCCATGGTGATGAAGGCAACGACGACCCTTGAACCCGTTCCGCCAACCCGACTGTCGGTGAACCCGAACATTTCACGGCTACAATTCACATTCGCCAGATCCAATGAGAAGAAGTTCGAGCGGATCATGACACGCATCGTGTACGTCACGTTGGAACCACCGGAACCACCGAGCCCCGACAAGGAGCCGTCGCCGCTCGATCAAAATGAATCGAGCGCCAGCGATTTGGCCACGGACCAAGCTGAACCACTGCCGGACGCTATTCCATTGGCCAGTGGACCGGTGATTGAAGAAGATCTCCTGCCGCCCCCTTCAGCGGAACAGCCGCAAACCTATTGGCACCGAGTGAGCCACCTCGTCAGCCGAAGCTGGAGTCATGCCGTGCGCCGAGTCCGTCATTCCCCGTCCAGCGAGACCGTGCATGTACGATTTCGGCTCTATCCCGGTGGACGAGCCCAGTTGATCCAGATTGAAAAAGGATCCGGGGCTCGCGAGATTGATACGGCCGGTATCCATGCCATCCTCCACGCGCAACCATTTCCCGTGTTTCCCCAGGATTTGGGATCGGAGCCCATCGATGTTCACGTGCTGATGAAGACAGGGGCGAAGGGAGGACAGGGATCTCGTGCGGTCATCAACCCTCAGAAACCTCGTCCAACTTCGAGGTCGCTGAAGAAATGA
- the tdh gene encoding L-threonine 3-dehydrogenase, with protein sequence MQALVKTAAEPGLTLRDWADPTPGPHDAVVKVAATSLCGTDAHIYRWDEWAQKRIQPPRIIGHELCGHVVEVGREVSLVKVGDYVAAESHLTCGACFQCRTGQAHVCKNYKILGVDRDGSYAQYVVLPEGVLWHTDSGIPPELACVQEPLGNAVDAALAEDLTGHTVLITGCGPTGLFAAAVARTAGAATIIASDVSDYRLGLAKQVGVDHVLNAKTESPERVGAAILDMTGGEGVDAALEMSGNPPALHQAFRAVKNGGRVTLFGIPTGSVCFDLPNEIIFKGIRVYGITGRRLFGTWYRLAGLFKAGLDIRPVVTHSFPLREFATGFELIQSGQCGKVVLFP encoded by the coding sequence ATGCAAGCACTCGTCAAGACCGCCGCAGAACCAGGTTTGACCCTGAGGGATTGGGCTGATCCGACCCCCGGTCCACATGATGCCGTCGTGAAGGTCGCCGCTACGTCATTGTGTGGAACCGATGCGCATATCTACCGTTGGGACGAATGGGCGCAGAAGCGTATCCAGCCTCCACGCATCATCGGCCATGAATTGTGCGGCCATGTCGTCGAGGTTGGGCGTGAGGTGTCTCTCGTCAAGGTCGGTGATTACGTCGCGGCCGAATCGCACCTGACCTGTGGAGCGTGTTTCCAGTGCCGGACGGGACAGGCGCACGTGTGCAAGAATTACAAGATTCTCGGGGTCGACCGAGACGGGTCTTACGCACAGTATGTCGTGTTGCCCGAGGGGGTTCTGTGGCACACGGATTCGGGAATCCCTCCGGAGTTGGCCTGTGTGCAGGAACCGCTCGGGAATGCGGTCGACGCGGCGCTTGCTGAAGACCTCACCGGTCATACGGTGTTGATCACGGGATGTGGTCCGACGGGCCTCTTTGCCGCGGCGGTTGCGCGGACCGCCGGCGCCGCCACAATCATTGCGTCCGATGTCAGCGACTATCGGCTCGGTTTGGCGAAGCAGGTCGGGGTCGATCATGTGCTCAATGCGAAGACGGAATCACCGGAACGAGTGGGGGCGGCGATCCTCGATATGACGGGCGGTGAAGGGGTGGATGCGGCGCTGGAAATGTCAGGAAATCCCCCGGCCTTGCACCAGGCCTTCCGCGCAGTGAAGAACGGGGGACGAGTGACTCTGTTCGGCATTCCGACCGGTTCGGTGTGCTTCGATCTGCCGAACGAAATTATTTTTAAGGGCATCCGTGTCTATGGAATCACCGGCCGTCGTCTTTTCGGCACATGGTATCGGTTGGCAGGACTGTTTAAGGCGGGTCTCGATATTCGGCCGGTCGTCACACATTCTTTCCCTCTGCGAGAGTTTGCGACCGGCTTTGAATTGATCCAGTCCGGCCAATGCGGCAAAGTCGTCTTGTTCCCTTAA
- a CDS encoding glycine C-acetyltransferase → MAYHSLKASLQTQLADIRARGLYKVERRLLSPQGADIRVAQGHALNLCANNYLGLANHPAIVQAAHKGLETYGYGMASVRFICGTQDLHKQLEQAVSEFLGTEDSILYSSCFDANGGLFEVLVDEHDAVISDALNHASLIDGIRLCKAKRFRYAHSNMAELEARLQDSSDCRLRLVATDGVFSMDGDLAKLDQIVELAERYDAAVVVDDSHATGVLGPKGRGTPAHFGVADRIEIVTSTLGKTLGGATGGFTSGKAEVVELLRQRSRPYLFSNALPPPVAAGALCALDLVQQGDHLRESIRANAAFFREQLASLGFRLVPGEHPIIPVMLGDAVLATSMAEALLKEGVYVVGFSYPVVPQGQARIRTQMSAAHTTDQLKQAVEAFARVGRSLGVIR, encoded by the coding sequence ATGGCGTATCACTCACTTAAAGCATCTCTCCAAACTCAACTTGCCGATATCAGAGCCCGCGGTCTCTATAAGGTCGAACGTCGACTGTTGAGCCCACAGGGTGCCGACATCAGAGTGGCGCAAGGTCACGCGCTGAATCTCTGCGCGAACAATTATCTGGGCTTGGCGAATCACCCGGCTATCGTGCAGGCCGCCCACAAGGGGTTGGAAACGTATGGATACGGCATGGCTTCAGTGCGGTTCATTTGCGGCACGCAGGATCTGCACAAACAGCTCGAACAGGCCGTCAGTGAATTTCTCGGTACCGAGGACTCGATCCTATACAGTTCGTGCTTTGATGCGAACGGAGGATTGTTCGAGGTCTTGGTGGATGAGCATGATGCCGTCATCAGTGATGCGTTGAATCATGCCAGCCTCATCGACGGCATCAGACTGTGCAAGGCTAAACGGTTCCGATATGCCCATTCCAACATGGCGGAACTTGAAGCTCGGCTACAGGATTCGAGTGACTGCCGCCTGCGGCTGGTCGCAACCGATGGCGTGTTCTCGATGGATGGCGATCTGGCCAAACTGGATCAGATCGTGGAGCTTGCGGAACGGTACGATGCGGCGGTGGTGGTTGATGACAGTCATGCGACCGGGGTCCTCGGTCCCAAGGGGCGGGGCACACCGGCTCATTTCGGGGTCGCCGACAGAATCGAGATCGTCACCAGCACGTTGGGGAAGACGCTCGGTGGCGCGACCGGCGGATTTACATCCGGGAAGGCCGAGGTGGTCGAGTTGCTGCGCCAACGATCGAGGCCCTATCTGTTTTCGAACGCGCTTCCCCCTCCCGTCGCGGCCGGCGCATTGTGTGCCCTGGATCTGGTGCAGCAAGGCGACCATCTCAGGGAAAGCATTCGCGCCAATGCCGCCTTCTTCCGGGAACAGCTGGCTTCGCTTGGTTTCAGGCTCGTTCCTGGCGAGCATCCGATCATCCCCGTCATGTTGGGTGACGCCGTCCTGGCCACGTCTATGGCGGAAGCGCTACTGAAAGAAGGAGTCTATGTCGTCGGGTTCAGTTATCCGGTGGTGCCGCAAGGGCAGGCACGAATCCGGACTCAAATGTCGGCTGCCCATACGACTGATCAGCTCAAGCAAGCCGTGGAGGCGTTTGCACGGGTGGGACGATCGCTCGGTGTGATCCGCTAG
- a CDS encoding 50S ribosomal protein L9, which translates to MKVILQETMEGVGHLGDLINVADGFARNYLLPRRKAVEADGRSIKAFEHVKRVAAEKAKKEKLEIESYAKKVSAVALTIEAQVGKDDKMFGSVTAKDIAEGLAAQGVTVDRRKIQLAHPIKELGTVAVPIKMPRDVTATVTVRVVKKEEPEETPA; encoded by the coding sequence ATGAAAGTCATTCTTCAAGAGACCATGGAAGGCGTGGGTCACCTCGGCGATCTCATCAACGTCGCTGATGGATTTGCACGAAATTATCTGTTACCGCGCCGCAAGGCGGTTGAGGCCGACGGCCGTAGCATTAAAGCGTTCGAACACGTCAAGCGAGTCGCCGCTGAGAAGGCCAAGAAGGAAAAGCTGGAGATCGAGTCCTATGCCAAGAAGGTGTCGGCGGTTGCGCTGACGATCGAGGCGCAAGTCGGCAAGGACGACAAGATGTTCGGTTCCGTCACGGCCAAAGACATCGCTGAAGGATTGGCCGCCCAAGGTGTGACGGTGGATCGCCGCAAGATTCAGCTGGCGCATCCGATCAAGGAACTCGGCACCGTGGCGGTACCGATCAAGATGCCCAGAGATGTGACGGCGACGGTGACGGTTCGCGTGGTGAAGAAAGAAGAGCCTGAAGAGACTCCGGCATAG
- a CDS encoding serine hydroxymethyltransferase — MLGDAIGSWDALKTADPEVCAAIQAEEVRQREKLLLIASENFASPAVLAAQGSLLTNKYAEGYPGKRYYGGCQHADTVEDLAIQRCKEIFGAEHVNVQPHSGSQANMAAYLSVLKAGDTILGMDLAQGGHLTHGSKVNFSGLLFRVFSYGVDRQTEIIDYDAVQKIAEECRPRMIVVGASAYARVLDFPRFQRIAKSVGAYLLVDIAHIAGLIAAGLHPNPVPYADFVTTTTHKTLRGPRGGVTMCKAEHAKAVDKLVFPGLQGGPLMHVIAAKAVAFKEALSPSFKRYQQQVLTNAKALAREFVDRGYKIVSGGTDTHLMLLNLTNKGITGKEADAALDAAGIIVNKNAVPYDEKPPAVASGIRLGSPIVSTRGMRESEMKQIVDLVDRVLQHRQDPAVLEEVRAQAKALCARFPIFHPY; from the coding sequence ATGCTCGGCGATGCAATCGGTTCATGGGACGCACTGAAGACCGCAGACCCTGAAGTCTGCGCTGCGATCCAAGCGGAAGAAGTCCGGCAGCGGGAGAAGCTGCTCTTGATTGCGTCGGAAAATTTTGCCAGCCCCGCCGTTTTGGCGGCGCAAGGTTCCTTGCTCACCAATAAGTATGCCGAAGGGTATCCCGGCAAGCGATACTACGGCGGCTGTCAGCATGCCGACACAGTGGAAGATCTGGCGATTCAACGATGTAAAGAGATTTTCGGGGCCGAACACGTCAATGTGCAGCCGCATTCCGGTTCGCAGGCCAACATGGCGGCGTATCTGTCGGTCCTGAAGGCAGGGGACACCATTCTTGGAATGGACCTTGCCCAGGGCGGGCACCTCACGCACGGGAGCAAAGTCAACTTCTCCGGTCTCCTCTTCCGCGTCTTCTCGTATGGTGTCGATCGCCAGACCGAAATCATCGACTACGACGCCGTCCAAAAGATTGCAGAAGAATGCCGCCCCAGGATGATCGTGGTCGGGGCCAGCGCCTATGCCCGCGTGCTGGATTTTCCTCGATTCCAAAGGATTGCCAAATCGGTTGGAGCCTATCTGCTGGTCGATATCGCCCATATCGCCGGACTCATTGCAGCGGGGCTTCATCCGAATCCCGTTCCCTACGCGGACTTCGTCACGACGACGACCCATAAGACGTTGCGCGGTCCGCGCGGGGGCGTCACGATGTGTAAGGCCGAACATGCGAAGGCGGTCGATAAACTGGTGTTCCCGGGTCTACAGGGAGGACCCTTGATGCATGTAATCGCCGCCAAGGCCGTCGCCTTCAAGGAGGCGTTGTCGCCGTCATTCAAGCGCTATCAGCAGCAAGTACTCACCAATGCGAAAGCCCTGGCGAGAGAATTCGTCGATCGCGGCTACAAGATTGTCTCCGGCGGAACGGATACGCACCTGATGCTCCTGAATCTCACGAACAAGGGCATCACCGGGAAAGAAGCGGATGCCGCCCTCGATGCGGCCGGGATTATCGTCAATAAGAACGCCGTTCCGTACGATGAAAAGCCACCCGCCGTAGCCAGCGGTATCCGCTTGGGGTCGCCGATCGTGTCGACGCGCGGGATGCGTGAATCGGAAATGAAGCAGATCGTCGACTTAGTCGACCGCGTCCTTCAACACAGGCAGGACCCGGCGGTGCTCGAAGAAGTTCGTGCACAGGCCAAAGCGTTGTGCGCCCGATTTCCCATCTTTCATCCCTACTAG
- the nrdR gene encoding transcriptional repressor NrdR, with protein MKCPFCDELEDKVVDSRMAKEGEVIRRRRECLGCKRRYTTYERVEEILPVVVKKDGRRESFDRTKILAGMKKACEKRPISTGTIETVTDRIEKRIQEMGETEIESRVVGEEVMKELHQLDQVAYVRFASVYREFKDIDQFMDELKTLAQQRRER; from the coding sequence GTGAAATGTCCGTTCTGTGATGAACTCGAAGACAAAGTCGTCGATTCTCGCATGGCCAAGGAAGGCGAGGTCATCCGCCGCCGGCGCGAGTGTCTTGGCTGTAAACGCCGCTACACCACCTACGAACGCGTCGAGGAAATTCTGCCCGTCGTCGTGAAAAAAGACGGCCGACGCGAGTCGTTCGACCGCACCAAGATCCTCGCCGGAATGAAGAAAGCGTGCGAAAAGCGGCCGATCAGCACCGGGACTATCGAAACCGTCACCGATCGGATAGAAAAACGGATTCAAGAGATGGGCGAAACGGAGATTGAAAGTCGGGTCGTGGGGGAAGAAGTCATGAAGGAGTTGCACCAGCTGGACCAGGTCGCCTATGTCCGATTTGCCTCCGTCTATCGGGAGTTCAAGGACATCGACCAATTCATGGACGAATTGAAAACGCTGGCTCAGCAACGCCGCGAACGGTAA
- a CDS encoding response regulator transcription factor, with product MEKIKVLISDDHRVVREGLAAILKTKEDIQVIGEAQDGVEAVEKARALLPDVILMDVSMPRMGGVEATRQIKREFPHIGIVALTMYEEQQYIFDLVRAGATGYLLKDSESSQIVAAIRAIYRGESLIHPSVASKILAEFSLMAQKKGKKPAWAEHDLTEREITVLRLVADGKTNKEIANNLDLSEKTVKNHVRNIFHKLQVYDRTQAAILAIRKGLIELDPKR from the coding sequence ATGGAGAAAATTAAGGTTCTGATTTCCGATGATCACCGGGTTGTCCGGGAAGGCTTGGCCGCCATTCTCAAGACTAAGGAGGACATTCAGGTCATCGGTGAAGCGCAGGACGGGGTTGAGGCGGTGGAGAAAGCTCGTGCCCTGCTCCCGGACGTCATTTTAATGGATGTGAGCATGCCGCGTATGGGCGGTGTCGAGGCAACGAGACAGATCAAACGCGAATTTCCGCACATCGGCATCGTGGCTTTGACCATGTATGAGGAGCAGCAATACATCTTCGATCTCGTTCGTGCCGGAGCGACAGGGTACCTGCTGAAGGACTCCGAGTCGTCGCAGATCGTTGCAGCCATACGCGCGATCTATCGAGGCGAATCACTGATCCATCCCTCCGTCGCCAGCAAAATCTTGGCCGAATTCTCGTTGATGGCCCAAAAGAAGGGGAAGAAACCGGCTTGGGCTGAGCACGATTTGACTGAGCGGGAGATTACAGTGTTACGATTGGTCGCCGACGGAAAAACCAACAAGGAGATCGCGAACAACCTCGACCTCAGTGAAAAGACCGTGAAAAATCATGTCAGGAACATCTTCCACAAGCTGCAAGTCTACGACCGTACACAAGCGGCGATTCTCGCCATTCGCAAAGGACTGATCGAGCTCGATCCGAAGCGGTAG
- a CDS encoding cadherin-like beta sandwich domain-containing protein → MGRTFTIAGQCFAAVLLIVIGLGISGCQDTASVSAEGQLASLSVTPGGLDPAFSSDITTYTVDVSTADTSVTVRATPRDGGTTMTINGQDTSPGEARTIALPQPTTNIIIVLTAPSRTQNTYVVIVRKVNNDLSALSVTPGSLAPAFVPGTLNYTTDVDAAITSVTVSATKTDPNAVMSGAVAAGAGTATGQATIPLGQPGSSTVVSITVTASNGISKTYRITVSRVNNNLSALSVTPGVLIPAFAQSTLNYTVTVGSSIDSVAVSATKADSDAVMSGSVSAAAGTATGQATIPLGGQGTTTAVSIIVTAPNGDSKTYRISVNRATPGSENALSALSVTPGALVPAFSQGLLLYTVTVGSGIDSVTLFATKADPSAVMSGSVTAGAGTATGQATIPLNGPGTITIASITVTAPNGTPRTYAITIARGFR, encoded by the coding sequence ATGGGGCGCACGTTCACCATAGCCGGGCAATGTTTTGCTGCCGTCCTTCTGATTGTCATCGGCTTGGGGATCTCCGGCTGCCAGGATACGGCGTCGGTTAGCGCGGAGGGACAGCTCGCCAGCCTGAGCGTCACCCCTGGAGGGCTTGATCCGGCTTTTTCCAGCGATATCACAACCTATACAGTCGACGTGTCGACAGCGGACACCAGTGTCACCGTAAGAGCCACCCCTCGAGACGGCGGAACAACGATGACGATCAATGGGCAGGACACGAGCCCCGGAGAGGCGCGCACCATTGCACTCCCACAGCCTACAACTAACATCATTATCGTGTTGACGGCACCAAGCCGAACCCAAAACACCTACGTGGTCATTGTGCGCAAAGTAAACAACGACCTGTCGGCGTTAAGTGTGACACCTGGATCCTTGGCTCCGGCTTTTGTTCCAGGCACCCTGAACTACACGACGGATGTCGACGCTGCCATCACGAGTGTGACTGTCTCCGCGACTAAAACCGATCCGAACGCGGTCATGTCCGGTGCAGTGGCAGCCGGGGCGGGAACCGCAACCGGCCAGGCGACCATTCCGTTGGGCCAGCCAGGGTCGAGCACCGTGGTGTCGATCACCGTGACCGCGTCGAATGGAATTTCGAAGACGTACCGCATCACGGTGAGTCGAGTGAACAACAATCTGTCCGCGCTGAGTGTGACCCCAGGCGTGTTGATTCCCGCTTTTGCCCAAAGCACCCTGAACTACACGGTCACCGTCGGCAGTAGTATCGACAGCGTGGCCGTTTCCGCAACCAAGGCCGATTCGGATGCTGTGATGTCCGGGTCGGTGTCCGCTGCTGCCGGGACCGCAACCGGCCAGGCGACCATTCCGCTCGGAGGGCAAGGAACCACGACCGCCGTGTCAATTATCGTGACTGCGCCGAATGGAGACTCAAAAACGTACCGTATCTCCGTGAATCGAGCCACTCCCGGTAGCGAGAATGCTCTGTCGGCGTTGAGTGTGACACCAGGCGCGTTGGTTCCCGCTTTTTCCCAGGGCCTCCTGCTCTACACCGTCACCGTCGGCAGTGGTATCGACAGTGTGACCCTATTTGCAACCAAAGCTGATCCGAGCGCTGTGATGTCCGGTTCAGTGACAGCCGGCGCAGGAACCGCGACCGGCCAAGCGACCATTCCATTGAATGGGCCGGGAACGATCACCATAGCATCGATCACCGTGACTGCACCGAATGGAACCCCCAGGACCTACGCGATCACCATAGCCCGTGGGTTCCGATAG